The stretch of DNA TCCAAGCTGTGGCACATGTAACTTCCTCACTTCTTGTAAAGGGTACAGACTGTGAGGAAAATGCATAAATGCTATATATTGTATTAGATTAATCCAGCCTTCTCTCAGGAAGCCACGCTCCCTTCCGAGACTTTTCATCTCTGGGAACAAATGCAACAAGTTTCCCACATGTCTGTGTATGAAAATGGATTCCAAACTGTGGTTTAGGACCAGCTGGTATCTGGTTCTGACCACAGCACTGTGGGCTAGCTCAAATTACAGCGTTtcttcagagagcagaaaataatACTTCCTCCCCAAAGAACTGAGGGAGAGGGATGATGAAATCAGAtttgctttcttatttattaTATCTAAATCCCTGTGAGCAACTCGCCCAGTCACATCCTGTATCACTTAGTGGCTACACAAAACTATTCAtgttctgaaaggaaataaCTGGGTAATAACTGCACTGTGTTTGAGCAGGCGAGGCACTCCCTCTCTAATCGGAATTGAGTCGAAAACTTGCACCTTCCAACTTCCAGGACAGTGACTCAGATGGAAAATACTGCATTGGCACATcctgaaaagaatgaaagtCAGGTATCTAAGGCAATACTGTTTCTAGGAAATAACCCCCACCTCTCTCAGCTTGTCATCATCTCCAGTCACAGCAGTGAGTTCACAATACCTGAGTTTAACCCAAAAACCAAGCAAGTGTGACCAGGctcactgatttttctttattaaagcaaaatttcagTACCTCTGAGAGACATTTCGATATTCCCTGGTCTCTGaagaggctgctctgcaggctggatGCTGGCTGGGAAAAAGTTTACATTTTTCACCAGGTCCAAAGCAGAGTCTGTTAGTGCAGAAGAGATAAGAGCTGAATATTCACAGGTACACCCACAAGTAAAAATTGCTGCTGCCATTATTTCAACTGCAGTGCTCTCCAGCAGGCAATGGAGTGCTGCTCCTCAGTaagtaaaggggaaaaaaaacctttccttgggtgggaggaggaagtCCGATGGCACAGGACTAATTACATGCTTGTAAGAAATACTTCCAAGTGGTGCAAAATGGATcagttttctgcaaaataattatttttgttatccTAACCTTTATTTTATAGCTGCTCACAATATTGTATTTTCTATTACAATGATGGAGAGTGAAGAAAAACACCtcaatttacagaaaataaatgttattgtGGTAAGTATTTACCTTTTCATGGTTTCATCTGGTTTAGGAACTGGCAATACAGCagctcaggaaaataaagaacaaattaTACATACTCTGCAGAAATTAATTAGTATTAGCTTCCAAGCCTGGCAATCAAAGCTGCTGGATTATTTCCCTGGATGAACAGCAACTTCCAGTTTGGATCTTAACTTGCTTTGCTTCACCCTTAGCCAGTTACAGAGCAGGAACTGAACTGAATAGAGAGAGAAAGGGCCTCAAAAGAGATCTAATGATCATTCACTGTTACTCGGGGGTGTTTTGTCACTTCACAACAATGTTCCTCTGCAAACAGCCCTTGctgtctgttttctctcttctcctgttTTTCCAAGTGCCAAATTGATGTCACAGGGCTTAAGTAATAAATATGGTTTATAGGAATGAGATGTGCTGGGCTAACATATACACACAGCTTTATTGACATGTGAAATGTTTGTCTGAATGATTTCATACTTCCATGGTATGATGAAAATTCACTACAAAAATAGGTAAAAAGTCAAGTCAGAGGTTTTTAGCCGgagcaaataaacaaaagtcTACAATTTACCCTTCCCCTAAAGTTAAACTAACTTCTTCTGCCAACAATAACACAACAGAACTGTATCAACAGAATTATATCAACACTTCTGCTGTTTCAATATTAAGTTCAAGCATCTGTTAACAACTTCTtgcttgttgttgttgttacttGGCCAGATCTTTTATCTGTATACAACCTAGTCATGCCAGAGTTCACTTTCTTTTCAGTACTTATTTACTTTTCCCACACTCTGCTTCTAATTTACTCTCTCAACCCACAATAATTTGACATTTCTTACAGGCCCTTTTGTCAGGGACAGTTTTCTCCTAAGATCCTTAGTCTCTTCACAAATGAGTTTCTTTACCAGAGCACTTCTTTCTACATTGGCTGTTATAGCAACAGAGAGGTGATAGCTGACAAAAGAAACATGTGCAGATCAATTcattcacaaaagaaaacacagaaactgtcttctctttgctgaaaatgtgcattttggggttttgcaaaaaaaaaaagaaaaaacggGTGAGAGGCATCGAATAAATACATTAAGAAATGTTATGGAGATCAGTTTATTCACCATGGGAGtgaaaaagcaagcaagcaaactACAAACCTCTTGCAGCCCAGTTCTGCTAGTAGGGAGGGGGTTGTTCTTTCAATGCAAAATCCCCTCTTATCTTggagacagcaaagaaaaagaggaggtgCTATTAATTCCCTTGGGAGACAAGAGCAGGCATAGTAAAAGATATATATGCAATCAACTGGGCCTCAAAAGAGAAACAGTTCCTCAGCACTGCCTCTGCCAAGGTGCTCGCCCAACCCGTGTGGAGGATTTGAAATCCCCCCTGGGTTATCTGCTATCGAATTGCCTggtaaattaaagaaattatcaaCGCTGCTTCACTTAAAAACCCGGCAGCTCCTAAATACTCCAGtttctctggagcagcagaatgTCAGTGGCCTTGGCTGGAAATCACGATGCGTCTTCCCACACAAACACACCTCAGTCACCCAAAGCTCAGGACAGCCCCACACTTTGCCATTTTTGCAGTCCCCAAATGGGCGGGTTCTGCCGGAATGTCCCGGTGTCCGACACCCCCCTGAGGGCTCTGctgaaattaatcttttcagGCTCTCTttgccctgctcctccagcgAGGACCGTGAAGTCAAAGCTAAGCCTGAAACACTCCCAGGCTTCGAGCTCCCTCTGCAGTATTGTGCAAGGACTCATCTTGCCTCGAGAATCCCGAGGATTACTTGGTTAGGAACGGGATCATTCACAGCACTTAAATTTCTGGGAAGCTTCCACTGAAATCTGAGCTGCTCCAATAAATCATTTCTATTAAGTTTTATTCCGATGCGGAAGCGCTTACGATGTGTTAGGCTCGCCTAATCCTTCCTTTGCCAAAGCCCCACGGACTGCTTCCAAAGGAAATCCCTGGAATACAGCAAGTTGCTGGGGTACTTTCATCAGTGAATGTGTCCAAGTCAGGTTCAGACAGAATAAAAGACCCTACTCAATCACTCTGCCTTCGGTTAGGAGTGAGTTTAAAAGCACTTAAGAGTCTTAATTAAATActgatttctgtcttttagTTTCGTGTCTGTTACAAATTTAAACACCTTTGGAATCACATAAACGTGCGGCATCACTTCCACACTCCTCCTACCTCAGTGCTGAATCCGGCCACTAGGTTTGCATGAGCTGATTAAAATCTCGGTGATGTTCTCAATTGCATGCCAAGGTATAGAGAGTAAAGCCATTAATTTTACTGATTTAGATTTCTCTCACATAGATTTGTCTCTGAATTCAGCTGGCTGCCATCACCAGGCACATTGAGATTTGGTCCCTGCTGTTTTGTAGAGTCACCTTCTGTCATAAAATTAataacagattttatttaactgGATTTTATACTTCTTACATCAGTAAAAGCATTGCTCCTGCTTCATAAATTAATACACACACAGCAAATATATTTCTCCTACGCTACCCTTTTTGTTAATGTCTTTCCTTGAGTTTAAGGTATATTCAGCGCtgcagaaagaaaccaaatctCTTAAATCGGGCACATCTCATCCCAGCTCAGGTTCTCTGCGGCGATTCCTCTCACTCTTTGCTCCACCATGAGACCCTGCAACAAGTTAATTCCCTCCAGTTTGCAGCATTTAgggaataaacaaaaatatctaGTGGGTTTATCTAAGGAGGGCTTGTGCCTGTGGGAGTTTTAGAAATGTTTGGGGGGTAGGAGTTCCCGTTGGAATGTGAGAGTGGAGACGGATATGAGGAAGACGATAGTGTTTAAGTCCATTTATCAGATGGAAATCTTTTTATGATGAGGGAACACAGGCCTGTGAGTGtaacaataataaattaaaGTGTGCTGGAAACAACTTAGGAATGGGGCAGCTTGGGGAATCAACGTGCCAGTGCTCACAGAAGGAGCAAGGAAATCTCTGAACTATCTACATGTGCTGAGAAGGAAAGCCAAAAGGCACCTACAAACAATGGGATGAACATGATCTTTCCCATTTAAGAAAAGTTCACAACCTTCCACCTTGTGTAAGAGTCGCCTCTAAAATACAGGGACTTAACATTTGCcctgtttcttcccttttaaagGTCAGGAGGTACTTTGTGTCACAATTAATCTTTGTGAGGAACAAAGGCCAGGCTGCATGCCCTGCGTttccagggaaaggctgggggTCTCTGGGGGCAGCCGAGGCCgcacagggagggcagaggctgcttccctgggcagctgtcaGGCAGGGAAACCATGGGAATGGCATCTCTTTGGGAGCAGGGCTCTGTTGTGGCCTTTCTTGCTCTTGGTGTAGAAAGCCCTCTATAGAATCATAGAGCCATTGAACAAttaagcttggaaaagacctctaagatcattgagtctgaccattaacccagcactgccaagtccaccaccaTGTCTCAAAGCACCGCATCTGTAcgtcttttaaatccctccaaggatggtgactccaccaatcccctgggcagcctgttccaatggCTGtccaccctttcagtgaagaaatttctcctaatatcccgcctaaacctcccctgatgaTTTTCTTCTTGTCCAGCCCCTTTTCCTCGGGAAAAGAGATCAAACCCACACTCTACATGCTCCTCTCGGGGAGTTGAGGAGAGCAAGAAGGTACCCCCAgaacctcctcctccccagttTGGACCTTTCATCCCtgtactgtttttctttccatcttttgaaaaaaaccccacagagatTAACCCTCATAAGGGTAGATGTTTGCAAGAAGTCCAATGATTGAGTACTAAACAAGGAAGCTACAGTTCCCCCAGCTTCAGGCTTAGACTGGCAAAGTCACTCCATGAGTCtcgtgtccagttctgggctccgTGACTCAGGAAGGTCATCGAGGGgcatgtccagaggagggaacggagctgggaaggggctggaggcccaggagcggctgagggagctggaaaggggctcaggctggagcaaaggaggctccggggggaccttgtggctctgcacaagtccctgacaggaggggcagccggggggggaaatcgggctctgctgccagggaacagggacaggaggagaggacaTGGTctaagctgcaccaggagaggcttaggttggacattaggaagaattccTTTGCAGAAAGGGTGATCAGActttggaatgggctgcccagggaggcggcggagtcaccgtccctggtGGTGCTTAACGATGAGTGTGGCTCTCAGGGCCACGGTCTGGTTGACACGGTGGTGTTCGCTCATAGACTGGACTCCATGGTCTccgaggtcttttccaaccgaATTGGTTctgcgattctgtgattctgggacCTGGCCAGGGCTGAGGCGCTGAGGCACGgggggctctgctgcagccgGACACGGACCGGGCCGAGCTCGGCTCCAACACACGCTCTGCATTCAGCAGCACCAAACAAGCCCGTTCGCCTCGCGGGGAGGTCGGGGCAGCGGGTCCCCAACCCCGGGGTAGGCGGCGGCGAGGGCACGAACACCCACCCTCCCGGGCGGCAGCGCGGCCGCCATCTtggggcgggcggggcgcgggaAAGCCGCGGGGTCACGTGAGTTCCGGGCGCGGGTCGCGGCCAtcgcggcggggccgggccgggtcGGTCTCGGTCTCCGTCTCCGTCTCCGTCTTCCCGGTGTCGTCTCCCCGCTGTCTCTCCGTGTTCCCAGGAAGTCGCTCTGCGCAGGCAGCAATGGATTTCCCCTCGGGAGGGTGGGGACGGGACGCCGAAGTGCCCCCCGCGCGGCCTGTGCCCGGCGCCGGCCCGGGCGCCGTGAATCCTTTCCTGAGCCTGCTGCACTCCATCTCCTCGGGCCTGTCGGACACGGAGCTCTCCGCCATGAAGTTCCTCTGCCGCGACAAAATTAGGAAGCGAAAGCTTGAGACGGTGCAAAGCGGCCGGGAACTCTTCAGCATCCtgatggagcagcaggagatcTCGAGCGGCAGCCTGGAATTCCTgagaaagctgctgcagcacatcgATAGGGACGACTTGGTGGCACAGCTGGTGCAGTTCGAAGAGGAAGAACCTCATGCTCCTGATGGTCAGCCAGATGTGCATGAAAAAGGTAGGTGGATTATTATATGTATGTGGTTATAAACAGTTACATCCCCGTGTATATCgctgcccagcagccccagtAAATGTGTACACAAACGGCTTTCCGGCGTGGAAttatttcccctctttttatcttccttttgtGTTGTCTTTTGGGATTCCAATTCTATCTATTCTATTCTTTAGAACTCTCAGTATGTGCAGTGCAACAAGAGTAGTGGCATTTTGCTGAAACAGGACCAAAAAACCGACAACTTCTAAACATTGTCTTATATTTCTTAATAAATCCATGGCTGACTTGATCTGCGTCTGCTGTTTCAGGTCTCCTGAAGGCAGCTAGTGCTGTCATATGTGACAACGTTGGGAAAGAGTGGAAGAAGCTGATGCGAGAACTTGGAATGCCGGAGGTGAAGCTGGACAGGATAGAGGCAGCCCATCGATTTAATTTGTATGAACAGCTTGTTCAGGCACTTCGGGAGTGGCAGAGGTGGAAGGGGAAGGATGCAAAGGTGGCTGACTTAATTAAAGCCCTGCGGGGCTGCAGCCTGAATTTGGTGGCAGACATGGTTGAAGAGAAGATCTCACAGCTGAACACTGGAGCCAGATGAAATCAGTgtaaaaatatgaatgaaaaaagTCAAAGTGCCTTCTCTTGTGAACCAAAATAATTACCACTGTTTGCTTGCCATGCCATTAATTTATGTGCCTTAATAAGTTAATTTGTGCTCAGATGAAAATTGACATTGAAACAGATTCCTTTCAGGGAACACTTTGTAGTTTGATGCTTCCTTCAAGATACTTTAACTTTCACAAGACCTGAACTCCATTTTGTAGAAAATTCTTACACTTTTGTTCTGCCACCTACCTGGAAAGATTTGCTTTGCTGCAAGGCCCTTTTCAGATACATCTCCATGAAAATACATCCATGGGACACTTCTGAGGCAActggaatttaaaatttcatggagaggttggatttttttttttttttggtggcctATTATACATTTAGTGTGAAAGGGAGAAGGAGTAAACTTCTCAGCTGGgtgctggcttttcttttggaGTAGCATAAGATAATATCTTAGGTAATTTGTCAAATATATTTGCTCTCCATCAAGGGATATTAAGACAACTGTAACCTCAGACTGCGGTGCAAGGGGGCCATTAAATATTGTGGTGGCTCTTTcttggaacaaaaaaaaaatttagtttgAAAACTAAATCCAATGTCTGCACCAAGTGCCTTCAGCATCCTGAAGGAAGTGTTCTCCTGAACCTATTGTGTCTCACAGATGTTTGCAGCAGCCTCTTTTCAAAGCTGTGAATGCTTTGGGGTTCCTTGCTGGGAATCCTCCCATGCCCTCTGTCACAGAGAGGCTGCTCGTGGGTGCTGGAAGGTGTGAGGGAACAGGATGTATGAGCCAG from Corvus cornix cornix isolate S_Up_H32 chromosome 5, ASM73873v5, whole genome shotgun sequence encodes:
- the FADD gene encoding FAS-associated death domain protein, which translates into the protein MDFPSGGWGRDAEVPPARPVPGAGPGAVNPFLSLLHSISSGLSDTELSAMKFLCRDKIRKRKLETVQSGRELFSILMEQQEISSGSLEFLRKLLQHIDRDDLVAQLVQFEEEEPHAPDGQPDVHEKGLLKAASAVICDNVGKEWKKLMRELGMPEVKLDRIEAAHRFNLYEQLVQALREWQRWKGKDAKVADLIKALRGCSLNLVADMVEEKISQLNTGAR